taatttttttttataattgaataGTTATAATAGGGGAGAGGGGATTTGAATCCTATATGTCTCTATTGAAAATACCAAGAGGTGCCAGTTGAGCTGTGAGGGCCTTGGCAATGgtcaaataaacaaacaatggTCAGTACATAAATGGTTTCACCATTCCATTCAAAATGGTTCACACTATGGTaacattttatctttttgcAGTGTGTGAAATTGACAGAAATTTCAAGGTAGACAGACCTGTGCATCCATCCCTTTCATTCCTTTCTCTGCATCTTCTAAGGTGGCATAattcacaaacccaaatccctTTGAGTATCCTGAAGCACGGTCTGTCACCACCCTTGCTGAAACATaggcccaaaaaaagaaaggttaTCAATGGCATAGCCAAATATTCTCCACAAAGGGCCAAGATCAAATATCACAAGGGCTATGATCTAACCCAACACAAGATTTAAAACACAAGATAAGAATGTAACagaattcttcttttttccccaaacacaaaaatctttggGGTCTTGATGAACACACCCTCAACAACATTTTTGTAGGGGAAGGAAGTGCTATTTGAGCTAAAGCTCATCAGCTAAGTTATCTTTTGTTAAATCATAACACATGATGAGACTCAATTAACTAGGCCATTGGTCCATTTGCTTGAAAGCCCTTCTTGTAATTACATACTTGGAAATTTACATGCTACATATGAGAAAATATttgagagacaaaaaaaaaaaatcaaaacacatgCCGAAATCATGAATGCACAAAATGAAAGTGAAACTGTGAAAGATTCTTCAATGTGACAAATTTCAGATCACGATATAAACTGAGCATCAAAGGGTTCCATGAACACCAAAATATCTTCACATTGCTAAAATCTTTAAAGCATGTTCTACAAAGTTGCACACATTTGTGTGtgtagagagaaagagagaaagagggaatGAAAGGTAACACcatttaagaaatataatatTACCATGAACAACTTCACCAAATTTAGAAAATGCTTCTTGAAGTTTCTCTGACGTTGTTCTCTTGTTAAGCCCTGCAAGCAAAAGTGTTCATAGATTCCAAAAGACCATACACATGCATATAACATTAAAGCAACTCCAGCACCGCAAGGAAATCTCCTGCTAACACTAGTAGCTACCAGGACACCAACAAAAATTGGCGGAACCCCGAAGATTACAAATTGGTGGACTCCGACTTGAGTAACAATAATTGAATTAGAATAAGACAATAAGGAGAAATGTATGTCAGTTTTAACTTAAAGAGAATAGACATCAAGCAGGGAACCTCTTTTCGAAACTGCCAATTACTTAACTGACCAACCTGCTGGAGAGCATAATTACAGGGACAATATTTCTTGGTTCACTTATTTTGCCCAATTTCTGTATGAGAGTTTCATAGTGAAGGTTGGGAAGCTCTTGTTTTggtgaaaaaattattatttctttgcaCCTAGATTTTCCTCACTAAGAAAATTAACCgtctttaataatttaaaaattccaaaaaccaTTCTAAATCAAAATATTGACCCTCATGAAGAAGAAAACCCCAGAAATATAAACCATAAAGAAATGAACTTGGCATGCTAAAAATCTCTCAAGTatagagataaaaataaaaaataattcatggGTGTTAATCAAATGGCGATAATTGAGTGTGATTGTAATTTAGATGGAGCAAGTATTACCAGAGACAAAAAGGGTCGTTGAGGGAGGcgaggctgaggctgaggctgaggctgaAGCAGAAGCAGAGGCAGAGGCAGAAGCAATGGCTGCAGAGGAGGATTGTGAAGTAAATATTGAAGTAGATAGAAAGCGTTTCACGAGTCCGGGTCTCAGCGACATTTCTAGTCGGCTTTCTGTATCAGATTGTAGAGCAATTGAGCAAAGAAAGCAGCTGTGTGGTGTAGTGTGATGGGAAAGGAAAAGAGTAAGAaccaaaaccctaaaccctctctcttctattttcacttttatatattatttatatttaatggcTAAATATTCTTCCACTCTTTTATCTTCACTGTTTCACATGTTCGCAACTTCGCATTTTAAAAATGTCCACGAtttaaataaatgtgaaaaaagagatttttttttttttttggaaatgtgAAATAATGAATGCATAGAATTAAATCACTTAGGTTGGGTTTGGTCCAATTCAAAATACAGatttttagtgaaaatttattaataaatgtgtgctaaaatatatttgtatcttgaaaatttttgaaaatttttgaaaaagttagaAAATGCGAGAAAAGagtaagattttaaaaaatttatatatatatatatctaaaagttgaagtgtgaaatttattattgcTACGTTTTTGTTGAGATACATCATCAATCACATCATCCACTTacttccatctctctctctctccttttattaattttcttagcTTATTGTTACACACTCTCAAACCTTTTCCCTTCCCTTTTACCATTTCATCTTCCCACTATTAACTACCATAATATCTTTTTTCCTCTATccttcttcctttattttttactcttcttattctcatcttcttattataaatttccAATTCTCTCTCACCTTCTGGGCATGGTTTTATCACACACAaaatgttatttctctctctttctctaaattttttttttttcattttttggtggtCTTGATTTCCTATTACATGACTCCTATGGATTTGTTGCTAGAGAAATCATAGTCCACTCCCAATCCTTTGTGATCATGGTTCAGTgtatcaaaagtttttttttttttttttttcatatttatcattaatatttgtttgtaGCTCATTTGCATCAAGCCACATCATAGAATTCATGTTTGTGATTTCAGCCAATCTGATGTAGATATGGGAGTAAGGAATAAATATACCATTAATGCTTGGGAAGCCTAAGTATACCATTGTTAATTGTCAATTACAATTGTTGTTTATGTTATCATTGTTATGTGTTGAATTGAAGTAATGAACCTATACACTTGGCCTAAATTGAACATGACCATGCCAAATTTTTAGATGCATATCCTTTAGAGTTATCAAATTGTTATGCCTAGACCATAtgagtttctaatttttttttctttggttgagaTTATGAGTTCCTTTCCAAAGTATTATTGATAATTGTGAAttgaaaagtttcaaaattattttccttcttttttatatatatatatatatatatatattaaaattttttacatccTATAATGTGGTTGATGTGGTATGGCTAGCCTCATATTACACTATAAAGAAATGCaagtgtatttttagttaatGAATAATTCACGTTCTATTGTAGGTTATTGAATAATCAGTCTCATATTATCAACGTAAGCTATTTTCAAAGCTTACTTTaagttgatgaatttttatgttttttaaaacttcactttagattgatgtgatttagttttgtatttttacgatggtatttttttctttgatttaataGATATCATCTTATTacattataaagatagtatataagaatatatcattattatattatatagcatgatttgaataatttgatgtttattcctatatcttatatttttactctttttgttcctatcttatttttttataaatttctctctctctctctctctttctctctctcaattttttattcttttttgcaactctactttaggttgacgaatcattgtattttttaaaactttattttaggAATACGTTTTACTGttatatttttgagttttctataTTATAAgtaatctctctttctctctctctctctctctctctctctcttattgtATGGTCACAATTTGCAGTCCAAGCCCAAAACTtatggagtcttggtccaatgagcccaatataataaatttgtaaagaatgggtcaaagaactaggttctAATGAGTTTG
The sequence above is drawn from the Quercus robur chromosome 7, dhQueRobu3.1, whole genome shotgun sequence genome and encodes:
- the LOC126691630 gene encoding organelle RRM domain-containing protein 2, mitochondrial-like, encoding MSLRPGLVKRFLSTSIFTSQSSSAAIASASASASASASASASASPPSTTLFVSGLNKRTTSEKLQEAFSKFGEVVHARVVTDRASGYSKGFGFVNYATLEDAEKGMKGMDAQFLDGWVIFAEYARPRTPPGQSAYPETNTHIG